The Mycolicibacterium smegmatis genome has a window encoding:
- the cmrA gene encoding mycolate reductase (Catalyzes the final step in mycolic acid biosynthesis.): MPVPAPSPDARAVVTGASQNIGEALATELAARGHHLIITARREEVLTSLAQRLTERYGVTVEVRAVDLTDPAARATLCDELAEREISILCANAGTATFGAVKDLDPAGEKAQVQLNVLGVHDLVLAVLPGMVARRAGGILISGSAAGNSPIPNNATYAASKAFANTFSESLRGELTGVGVHVTLLAPGPVRTELPDPSEQSLVERLIPDFLWIDTEYTAKLSLDGLEHNKMRVVPGVTSKAMSVASGYAPRAIVTPIVGAVYKKLGGG, from the coding sequence ATGCCAGTACCCGCACCCAGTCCGGATGCCCGTGCCGTGGTCACCGGCGCCTCGCAGAACATCGGCGAAGCGTTGGCCACCGAACTCGCTGCCCGCGGCCACCACCTGATCATCACCGCGCGCCGCGAGGAGGTGCTGACCTCGCTCGCGCAGCGGTTGACCGAGCGCTACGGCGTCACCGTCGAGGTGCGTGCGGTCGACCTCACCGACCCCGCCGCGCGTGCGACGTTGTGCGACGAACTCGCCGAGCGCGAGATCTCGATCCTGTGCGCCAACGCGGGCACCGCGACGTTCGGTGCCGTCAAGGATCTGGACCCGGCCGGCGAGAAGGCCCAGGTGCAGCTGAATGTCCTTGGCGTGCACGATCTTGTGCTCGCGGTGCTGCCGGGTATGGTCGCCCGCCGCGCGGGCGGCATCCTCATCTCGGGTTCCGCCGCGGGCAACTCGCCGATCCCGAACAACGCCACCTACGCCGCGTCCAAGGCGTTCGCCAACACGTTCAGCGAGTCGCTGCGCGGTGAACTCACCGGTGTCGGCGTGCACGTCACGCTGCTCGCACCCGGCCCGGTGCGCACCGAACTGCCCGATCCGTCCGAACAGTCCCTCGTCGAGAGGCTGATCCCCGACTTCCTGTGGATCGACACCGAGTACACCGCGAAGCTGTCCCTGGATGGCTTGGAGCACAACAAGATGCGCGTGGTGCCGGGTGTGACGTCCAAGGCCATGTCGGTGGCCAGTGGCTACGCCCCGCGCGCCATCGTCACGCCGATCGTCGGCGCGGTCTACAAGAAGCTCGGCGGCGGTTAG
- a CDS encoding helicase HerA-like domain-containing protein produces the protein MTTESTATPAQQIAAGYAVEGQALELGTVVVDGAVDPTAQVRIPLATVNRHGLIAGATGTGKTKSLQVLAEQLSAAGVPVLMADVKGDLSGLAKPGESNDKVTQRAADTGDDWTPTGFPVEFLSLGTEGIGVPVRATITSFGPILLSKVLGLNQTQESTLGLIFHWADQKGLPLLDIKDLRSVIQYLTSDEGKPELKALGAVSTTTAGVILRALVNLEAEGADTFFGEPELEPKDLLRVDDQGRGVITLLELGAQAARPVMFSTFLMWVLADLFTTLPEVGDVDKPKLVFFFDEAHLLFNDASKAFLEQVEQTVKLIRSKGVGVFFCTQLPTDVPNDVLSQLGARIQHALRAFTPDDQKALTKTVRTYPKTKVYDLEEALTSLGIGEAVVTVLSEKGAPTPVAWTRMRAPRSLMDTIGADAISAAAKASPLQATYGQTVDRDSAYERLAAKLAPPEGGDAGGFAGVEATGEAAPMPAPAQPEEPGFFEKMVASPAFKSAMRSAGTVIGREITRSIFGTGRRRR, from the coding sequence ATGACCACCGAATCGACAGCTACTCCCGCGCAGCAGATCGCCGCCGGATATGCCGTCGAAGGGCAGGCTCTCGAACTGGGCACCGTCGTCGTCGACGGTGCCGTCGACCCCACCGCCCAGGTGCGCATCCCGCTCGCCACGGTCAACCGGCACGGTCTGATCGCCGGGGCCACCGGCACCGGCAAGACGAAGTCCCTGCAGGTGCTCGCCGAGCAGCTCTCCGCCGCGGGCGTGCCGGTGCTGATGGCCGACGTCAAGGGCGACCTGTCCGGGCTGGCCAAACCGGGGGAGTCGAACGACAAGGTCACCCAGCGCGCCGCCGACACCGGGGACGACTGGACACCCACGGGGTTCCCGGTGGAGTTCCTGTCGCTGGGCACCGAGGGCATCGGCGTGCCGGTGCGCGCGACGATCACCAGCTTCGGCCCGATCCTGCTGTCGAAAGTGCTGGGGCTCAACCAGACCCAGGAGTCCACCCTGGGGCTGATCTTCCACTGGGCCGACCAGAAGGGTCTGCCGCTGCTGGACATCAAGGATCTGCGCTCGGTCATCCAGTACCTGACCAGCGACGAGGGCAAGCCCGAGCTCAAGGCGCTCGGCGCGGTGTCGACGACGACCGCGGGCGTGATCTTGCGTGCGCTGGTCAACCTCGAGGCCGAGGGTGCGGACACGTTCTTCGGTGAGCCCGAGCTGGAGCCCAAGGATCTGCTGCGCGTCGACGATCAGGGGCGCGGCGTCATCACGCTGCTGGAGCTCGGGGCCCAGGCCGCGCGCCCGGTGATGTTCTCGACGTTCCTCATGTGGGTGCTGGCCGATCTGTTCACGACGCTGCCCGAGGTCGGCGACGTCGACAAGCCCAAGCTGGTGTTCTTCTTCGATGAGGCGCACCTGCTGTTCAACGACGCATCCAAGGCGTTCCTCGAGCAGGTCGAGCAGACCGTGAAACTGATCCGCTCCAAGGGCGTCGGCGTCTTCTTCTGCACCCAGCTGCCCACCGACGTCCCAAACGACGTCCTCTCGCAGTTGGGTGCCCGGATCCAGCACGCGCTGCGCGCCTTCACGCCCGACGACCAGAAGGCGCTCACCAAGACCGTGCGCACCTATCCCAAGACCAAGGTCTACGACCTCGAAGAGGCGCTCACCTCGCTGGGCATCGGCGAGGCCGTGGTGACCGTGCTCTCGGAGAAGGGTGCGCCCACCCCGGTGGCGTGGACGCGGATGCGCGCGCCGCGCTCGCTGATGGACACGATCGGCGCCGACGCGATCTCGGCGGCGGCCAAGGCGAGCCCGCTGCAGGCCACCTACGGGCAGACCGTCGACCGGGATTCGGCCTACGAGCGTCTGGCCGCCAAGCTGGCTCCGCCGGAGGGCGGTGACGCGGGCGGCTTCGCCGGCGTCGAGGCCACCGGAGAGGCCGCCCCGATGCCGGCCCCGGCGCAGCCCGAGGAGCCCGGGTTCTTCGAGAAGATGGTCGCGAGCCCCGCGTTCAAGAGCGCGATGCGCTCGGCGGGCACCGTGATCGGCCGCGAGATCACCCGCAGCATCTTCGGTACCGGCCGTCGCCGCCGCTGA
- the orn gene encoding oligoribonuclease, with protein sequence MRDELVWIDCEMTGLDLKSDRLIEIAVLVTDADLNILGDGLDVVIHADDESLSSMVDVVKQMHARSGLTEEVRRSTVDLATAEEMVLDYIRGHVKQAKTAPLAGNSIATDRGFIARDMPKLDDYLHYRMIDVSSIKELCRRWYPRIYFGQPEKGLAHRALADIHESIRELKYYRATAFVPQPGPSTSDIAAIAAELGPPSSNSADTDSA encoded by the coding sequence GTGCGAGACGAACTGGTGTGGATCGACTGCGAGATGACCGGGCTGGACCTCAAGTCCGACCGGCTGATCGAGATCGCGGTCCTGGTGACCGATGCGGACCTCAACATTCTCGGCGACGGCCTGGACGTGGTGATCCACGCCGATGACGAGTCACTGTCCTCGATGGTCGACGTGGTGAAGCAGATGCATGCGCGCTCCGGCCTGACCGAAGAGGTGCGCAGATCCACCGTCGACCTCGCCACGGCCGAGGAGATGGTGCTCGACTACATCCGCGGGCACGTCAAGCAGGCCAAGACCGCGCCGCTGGCGGGCAACTCGATCGCCACCGACCGCGGCTTCATCGCGCGGGACATGCCCAAGCTCGACGATTACCTGCACTACCGGATGATCGACGTCAGCTCGATCAAGGAGCTGTGCAGGCGCTGGTACCCCCGCATCTACTTCGGCCAACCGGAGAAAGGTCTCGCACACCGCGCGCTGGCCGACATCCACGAGTCGATCCGCGAACTCAAGTACTACCGCGCCACGGCGTTCGTCCCGCAGCCCGGGCCTTCTACCAGCGATATCGCCGCGATCGCCGCCGAGCTCGGCCCGCCTTCGAGCAACTCGGCGGATACCGATTCGGCTTAA
- the pks2 gene encoding sulfolipid-1 biosynthesis phthioceranic/hydroxyphthioceranic acid synthase has protein sequence MACRLPGAINSPQQLWEALLRGDDFVTEIPTGRWDAEEYYDPEPGVPGRSVSKWGAFLDDPAAFDPEFFGITEREAAAIDPQHRLLLETAWEAVEHSGLNPAGLAGSATGVFMGLTHNDYAHLAADAKALEGPYGFTGTSFSLASGRIAYALGVHGPAITVDTACSSSLSAIHMACRSLHNGESDVALAGGVSVLLEPRKAAGGSAAGMLSPTGHCHAFDTAADGFVSAEGCVVLTLKRLDDAVADGDRILAVIRGTATNQDGRTVNIATPSADAQAKVYRMALKAAGVEPGTVGLVEAHGTGTPVGDPLEFSSLAEVYGTDGPCALGSIKTNFGHTQSAAGALGVMKAVLALQHNVIPQNLHFTRLPDQMAEIETGLFVPETITPWPVREGQPRRAAVSAYGLSGTNVHAVLEQAPESPAETAAEAISPKAGNALVFPVSASSADALRSTAQHLADWLLRSGDGNGRGPAIDLGDLAYTLARRRGFRAARSAVLAGDRGTLVEGLRQIADGEAMPQHAVTNDDRGPVWVFSGQGSQWASMGAELLDREQAFAAAIAELEPLIAAESDFSVTEALTASETVTGIDRVQPTIFAVQVALAAAMRSHGVVPGAVIGHSMGEVAASVVSGALSLEDGVKVICRRTRLMTRIAGSGAMAMVELPAQQVLSELASRGVDDVVLSVVASPQSTVVGGATASVRELIEMWESRGVMAREIAVDVASHSPQVDPILDDLIEALADLDPAEPEIPYYSATLYDPRDYADYDAYYWADNLRHTVRFSAAVQAALEDGHRVFAELSPHPLLTHPVEQTARSLDMPLAVFAAMRRQQEMPHGLLGFVADLHSAGAAVDFSVLYPTGRLLDAPLPAWTHSTLLLDRELESSAPGVPSVSVHPLLGSHVVLPQEPEEHLWQGDVGTEAHPWLSDHRVHQVAVLPGAAYCEMALAAVTPVLGDTGEVHDLKFHDMLLLDDATPVWVSAAVTAPGTAEFGVETHQSGDRTQRATAVLRGDVDAERPAAHSIDALLAAHPNRVDGDELRAGFGTVGIGHGAAFAGLSEAYVATAAEPTVVAAVALPGPLRSGQRGYTVHPALLDACFQSVIAHPEVQNIASGMLLPLGVRRLRAYGSTRNVRYCLSRIVKADSFGVEADLELLDADGTVLLSAMGLQLGTGNSDKAEEERLLDERLLTIEWQQRELPRPEGSETVDAGSWLVILAGDDDENPRAAGVVSALIGAGMPTTTMAWSHDADHDAQAAALTARLDEQPLAGVAVIVGDSETGTDAHDVGADARRGADHVRHLVRIARTLADAVGEPPRLYVVTHRSQHVLDTDEPYLEHSGLRGLIRVVGMEHPRLRATQIDVDDSTAHEALVRQLLSGSPEDETAWRDGQWYAARLCPSPLRAAERRTAVADNASEGMRLVVRNPGDLESMELVTFERGTPGPGQIEVAVKASSINFADVLVAFGRCPSFDGRLPELGSEFGGVVTAVGPGVTTHRVGDRVGGVSANGCWSNFVTCEADLATKLPEGISEHEAAAVGLAYGTVWLGLTELARMSAGDKILIHSATGGVGQAAIAVARAAGAEIYATAGSEKRRQLLRDWGIEHVYDSRTTAFADQIRTDTDGYGVDIVLNSVTGPAQRAGLELLAFGGRFVEIGKRDIYADTRLGLFPFRRNLSFYAVDLALMTVTHPQKIRDLLATVYRLIADGTLPLPEITHYPLEEAATAIRIMGGAQHTGKLVIDIPDTGQSQVVVPPEQVPVFRGDGAYVITGGLGGLGLFLAERMAAAGCGRIVVNSRSAPSTRSSEIIELIRATGADIVVECGDIAEPDTARRLVAAATQTGLPLRGVLHAAAVVEDATLANITDELVEHDWAPKVYGAWNLHQAVQSGGPATSELDWFCAFSSAAALVGSPGQGAYAAANSWLDAFMQWRRAQGLPATSIAWGAWGEIGRGTAMAEGDNAIAPDEGAYAFEAILRHDRVYNGYAPVLGASWLTAFAQRSPFAELFLADTQGASETRKLRSELAALPREEWPTHLRRLIAEQVGLLLRRTVDPDRPLSEYGLDSLGHLELRTRIETETGVRVSAMDMTTIRGLAQRLCEMLDTDDAVSAPS, from the coding sequence ATGGCTTGCAGACTTCCTGGAGCAATCAACTCGCCACAGCAGCTATGGGAGGCTCTCCTCCGTGGCGATGACTTCGTCACCGAGATTCCCACCGGCCGGTGGGACGCCGAGGAGTACTACGACCCCGAGCCAGGGGTGCCCGGCCGCTCCGTGTCGAAGTGGGGTGCCTTCCTCGACGACCCGGCCGCGTTCGACCCGGAGTTCTTCGGCATCACCGAGCGCGAGGCCGCCGCGATCGACCCGCAGCACCGGCTGCTGCTGGAGACCGCGTGGGAGGCCGTCGAGCACTCCGGCCTGAACCCCGCCGGTCTCGCCGGATCGGCCACCGGCGTCTTCATGGGCCTGACCCACAACGACTACGCACACCTTGCTGCCGACGCCAAGGCACTGGAGGGTCCGTACGGCTTCACCGGCACCAGCTTCAGCCTCGCCTCCGGCCGCATCGCCTACGCACTCGGCGTGCACGGCCCCGCCATCACGGTCGACACGGCGTGCTCGTCCAGCCTCAGCGCCATCCACATGGCCTGCCGCAGCCTGCACAACGGTGAGAGCGACGTCGCGCTGGCCGGCGGTGTGTCGGTGCTGCTGGAACCGCGCAAGGCCGCTGGCGGCTCGGCCGCAGGCATGCTGTCCCCGACCGGCCACTGCCACGCGTTCGACACCGCGGCCGACGGCTTCGTCTCGGCCGAGGGCTGCGTGGTGCTGACCCTCAAGCGACTCGACGACGCCGTCGCAGACGGCGATCGGATCCTCGCCGTCATCCGCGGCACCGCCACCAACCAGGACGGCCGCACGGTCAACATCGCGACGCCGTCGGCCGATGCGCAGGCCAAGGTCTACCGCATGGCGCTGAAAGCGGCCGGCGTCGAACCCGGCACCGTCGGCCTCGTCGAGGCCCACGGCACCGGCACGCCCGTCGGCGACCCGCTCGAGTTCTCCAGCCTGGCCGAGGTGTACGGCACAGACGGTCCCTGTGCGTTGGGCTCGATCAAGACCAATTTCGGTCACACGCAGTCCGCGGCGGGCGCGCTCGGCGTCATGAAGGCCGTACTTGCGCTGCAGCACAACGTCATTCCGCAGAACCTGCACTTCACCCGCCTGCCCGACCAGATGGCCGAGATCGAGACGGGCCTGTTCGTCCCCGAGACCATCACGCCGTGGCCGGTCCGGGAGGGCCAGCCCCGCCGCGCCGCGGTCTCCGCGTACGGCCTGTCCGGCACCAACGTGCACGCGGTCCTCGAGCAGGCGCCTGAGAGCCCGGCCGAGACTGCCGCAGAGGCGATTTCACCCAAGGCCGGCAACGCGCTGGTGTTCCCGGTGTCCGCCAGCTCCGCCGATGCGCTGCGCTCGACGGCACAGCACCTTGCCGACTGGCTGCTGCGAAGCGGGGACGGCAACGGTCGCGGACCCGCGATCGATCTCGGCGACCTCGCGTACACACTGGCCCGCAGGCGCGGGTTCCGTGCTGCCCGTTCGGCTGTGCTCGCAGGCGACCGCGGCACGCTGGTCGAGGGGCTGCGGCAGATCGCCGACGGTGAGGCGATGCCACAACATGCCGTGACCAACGACGACCGTGGGCCGGTGTGGGTGTTCTCCGGGCAGGGTTCGCAGTGGGCCTCGATGGGCGCCGAACTGCTCGACCGGGAACAGGCTTTCGCGGCCGCCATCGCCGAACTGGAACCGCTCATCGCGGCCGAGTCCGACTTCTCCGTCACCGAGGCCCTGACGGCCTCGGAGACCGTCACCGGCATCGACCGGGTGCAGCCCACCATCTTCGCGGTCCAGGTCGCGCTGGCCGCGGCCATGCGTTCGCACGGCGTCGTGCCCGGCGCGGTCATCGGTCACTCGATGGGCGAGGTTGCCGCCTCGGTCGTCTCGGGCGCACTCTCACTCGAAGACGGCGTGAAGGTCATCTGCCGCCGCACGCGCCTGATGACCCGCATCGCGGGCTCGGGCGCCATGGCGATGGTGGAACTCCCAGCCCAGCAGGTGCTTTCCGAACTCGCCAGCCGCGGCGTCGATGACGTCGTGCTGTCGGTGGTCGCCTCACCGCAGTCGACCGTGGTCGGCGGCGCGACCGCCTCGGTGCGCGAACTGATCGAGATGTGGGAGTCGCGCGGTGTGATGGCGCGCGAGATCGCCGTCGACGTCGCATCGCACTCGCCGCAGGTCGATCCGATCCTCGACGACCTCATCGAGGCGCTGGCCGATCTGGACCCCGCCGAACCGGAGATCCCGTACTACTCGGCGACGCTGTACGACCCACGGGACTACGCCGACTACGACGCCTACTACTGGGCGGACAACCTGCGTCACACCGTGCGATTCTCGGCGGCGGTCCAGGCTGCGCTCGAGGACGGCCACCGCGTGTTCGCCGAACTGTCGCCGCACCCCCTGCTGACCCACCCCGTCGAGCAGACGGCCCGCAGCCTCGACATGCCGCTCGCGGTGTTCGCCGCGATGCGCCGCCAGCAGGAGATGCCGCACGGTCTGCTCGGTTTCGTGGCCGACCTGCACAGTGCCGGTGCCGCCGTGGACTTCTCGGTCCTCTACCCCACCGGCCGGCTGCTCGACGCCCCGCTGCCGGCGTGGACGCATTCGACGCTGCTGCTCGACCGCGAACTCGAGTCCTCGGCGCCCGGTGTGCCGTCGGTGTCGGTGCACCCGCTGCTGGGATCGCACGTCGTGCTGCCGCAGGAGCCCGAAGAGCACCTCTGGCAGGGCGACGTGGGTACCGAGGCGCATCCGTGGCTGTCCGACCACCGGGTCCACCAGGTCGCGGTGCTGCCCGGTGCGGCCTACTGCGAGATGGCCCTGGCCGCCGTCACGCCCGTGCTGGGCGACACCGGCGAGGTCCATGATCTGAAGTTCCACGACATGCTGCTGCTCGACGACGCCACCCCGGTGTGGGTCTCGGCGGCCGTGACCGCCCCCGGCACCGCCGAATTCGGTGTCGAGACGCACCAGTCGGGTGATCGCACCCAGCGTGCGACCGCGGTGCTGCGTGGCGATGTCGACGCCGAACGGCCCGCCGCGCACTCGATCGATGCCCTCCTCGCCGCACACCCCAACCGGGTGGACGGCGACGAACTGCGTGCCGGTTTCGGCACCGTCGGCATCGGGCACGGCGCGGCCTTCGCCGGCCTGTCCGAGGCCTATGTCGCGACCGCGGCCGAACCCACCGTCGTTGCCGCAGTGGCCCTTCCGGGCCCGCTGCGGTCCGGACAGCGCGGTTACACGGTGCACCCGGCACTGCTCGACGCGTGCTTCCAGTCGGTGATCGCCCACCCCGAGGTCCAGAACATCGCCAGTGGCATGTTGCTGCCGCTCGGTGTGCGCAGGCTGCGGGCGTATGGGTCCACCCGCAACGTGCGGTACTGCCTGAGCCGCATCGTGAAGGCCGACAGCTTCGGTGTCGAGGCCGATCTCGAACTGCTCGACGCCGACGGCACCGTGCTGCTGAGCGCGATGGGTCTGCAACTCGGCACGGGCAATTCGGACAAGGCCGAAGAAGAGCGCCTGCTCGACGAGCGCCTGCTCACCATCGAGTGGCAGCAGCGCGAACTTCCCCGCCCCGAGGGCTCGGAGACGGTCGACGCCGGCTCGTGGCTGGTGATCCTCGCCGGAGACGATGACGAGAACCCGCGCGCAGCAGGTGTTGTCAGCGCGCTGATCGGTGCGGGCATGCCCACGACCACCATGGCGTGGTCGCACGATGCCGACCACGACGCACAGGCCGCGGCACTCACCGCGCGCCTCGACGAGCAGCCGCTCGCAGGCGTTGCGGTCATCGTGGGAGACAGCGAGACCGGCACCGACGCACACGACGTGGGAGCCGACGCTCGCCGTGGCGCCGACCACGTGCGTCATCTGGTGCGCATCGCGCGTACGTTGGCCGACGCCGTGGGCGAGCCGCCACGTCTGTACGTCGTGACCCACCGCAGCCAGCACGTGCTCGACACCGACGAGCCGTACCTGGAGCACTCCGGTCTGCGCGGCCTGATCCGGGTGGTCGGCATGGAGCATCCGCGGTTGCGCGCCACCCAGATCGACGTCGACGACAGCACCGCCCACGAGGCCCTGGTACGCCAGCTGCTGTCCGGATCGCCCGAGGACGAGACCGCGTGGCGTGACGGACAGTGGTACGCCGCACGGCTGTGCCCGTCGCCGCTGCGCGCGGCCGAGCGTCGTACCGCGGTGGCCGACAACGCTTCGGAAGGCATGCGACTGGTGGTCCGCAACCCGGGCGACCTGGAGTCCATGGAGCTGGTGACGTTCGAACGTGGCACGCCGGGACCGGGGCAGATCGAGGTTGCGGTCAAGGCGTCGAGCATCAACTTCGCCGACGTCCTCGTCGCGTTCGGCCGGTGCCCCAGCTTTGACGGCCGCCTGCCCGAGCTGGGATCGGAGTTCGGTGGCGTCGTCACCGCGGTCGGGCCCGGCGTCACGACGCACCGCGTCGGCGACCGCGTCGGCGGTGTTTCGGCCAACGGTTGCTGGAGCAACTTCGTGACATGTGAGGCCGATCTGGCCACCAAGCTGCCCGAGGGCATCAGCGAACACGAAGCCGCCGCAGTCGGTTTGGCGTACGGCACGGTGTGGCTGGGCCTGACGGAGCTCGCGCGCATGTCGGCAGGCGACAAGATCCTGATCCACTCCGCCACCGGTGGTGTGGGCCAGGCCGCGATCGCCGTGGCACGTGCGGCCGGAGCCGAGATCTACGCGACGGCTGGCAGTGAGAAGCGCCGCCAACTGCTGCGCGACTGGGGCATCGAGCACGTCTACGACTCGCGCACCACCGCCTTCGCCGACCAGATTCGCACCGACACAGACGGTTACGGCGTCGACATCGTGCTGAACTCGGTGACCGGACCCGCGCAGCGGGCCGGCCTGGAACTGCTCGCGTTCGGTGGGCGTTTCGTCGAGATCGGCAAGCGCGACATCTACGCCGACACCCGCCTGGGGCTGTTCCCGTTCCGTCGCAACCTGTCGTTCTACGCCGTCGACCTCGCGCTGATGACCGTGACGCATCCGCAGAAGATCCGGGATCTGCTCGCGACGGTCTACCGCCTGATCGCCGACGGCACACTGCCGTTGCCCGAGATCACGCACTACCCGCTCGAAGAGGCCGCGACCGCGATCCGCATCATGGGCGGTGCACAGCACACCGGCAAGCTCGTGATCGACATCCCGGACACGGGTCAGAGCCAGGTCGTGGTGCCGCCCGAGCAGGTCCCGGTGTTCCGCGGCGACGGCGCCTACGTGATCACCGGCGGTCTCGGTGGCCTCGGCCTGTTCCTCGCCGAACGGATGGCCGCCGCGGGATGCGGGCGCATCGTGGTCAATTCGCGTAGCGCTCCGTCGACACGGTCCAGCGAGATCATCGAGCTGATCCGTGCCACGGGCGCCGACATCGTGGTCGAGTGCGGCGACATCGCCGAGCCCGACACCGCGCGCAGGCTCGTCGCGGCGGCGACCCAGACGGGTCTTCCGCTACGCGGCGTGCTGCACGCCGCGGCGGTGGTCGAGGACGCCACGCTCGCCAACATCACCGATGAACTCGTCGAGCACGACTGGGCACCGAAGGTGTACGGCGCGTGGAACCTGCACCAGGCCGTGCAGTCCGGCGGACCTGCGACCTCCGAGCTCGACTGGTTCTGCGCGTTCTCCTCGGCCGCGGCCCTGGTGGGCTCGCCCGGTCAGGGTGCGTACGCCGCGGCGAACAGCTGGCTGGACGCCTTCATGCAGTGGCGACGGGCCCAGGGCCTGCCCGCGACGTCGATCGCCTGGGGTGCCTGGGGTGAGATCGGCCGCGGCACGGCAATGGCCGAGGGCGACAACGCGATC